The Gemmatimonadota bacterium DH-78 region CACCTGAGCTACAGGTCCCCGGAGCCGCTAAAGGTAACCCAGCCGTATCAGCGGTCAACCGCCGCGCGGGCGGATGACATCGGCTCCGGAGTCCCCCACCTTTGATCGAGTCCCTTCGCTCACCCGCACGACCGCAGGCCGACCGTGACCGCTCCCTTCGATCCGAGCCCCTCCGACGATCCCATCGAGCTCTTCGCACGCTGGTTTCGCGAGGCCGAGGATGCCGGGCTGCCCCTCCCGGAGTCGATGGCTCTCTCGACCGCCACCGCCGACGGTGTACCGTCGAGTCGCATGGTGCTGCTGAAAGCCTTCGGGCCCGAGGGCTTCTGCTTCTTCACCAACTACGAGAGCCGCAAGTCGCGGGAGCTCATGGCCAATCCGCGTGCCGCCCTGCTCTTTCACTGGGCCGTTCTCGAGCGGCAGGTGCGGATCGAAGGGCGGGTGGAGCGGGTGAGCGACGAGGAGTCGTTCGCGTACTACCGCACGCGTGATCGGGGCAGCCGGATCGGCGCCTGGGCCTCGCGACAGAGTCGCCCGCTGCCGGACCGGGAGGTGCTCGAGAACCGGGTGGCGGAGTTCGAGAGCCGCTTTCCGGGAGACGAGGTGCCGCTGCCCCCGCACTGGGGCGGCTACCGCGTGGTCCCCGAGCGCATCGAGCTCTGGCAGGGCCGTCCGAGCCGGCTCCACGACCGGTGCGTGTTCGTGCGCGACGGCTCGGCGTGGCGCATGGAGCGGCTCTACCCCTGACGTCGGAGCCGTAGTGAAACGATTGCCTCGCGCGGCCGAGCCTCGAACATTGAGCGCCCCCGTCTCTCCCGCGCCTTCCGGTCCATGCCCCGCTCCGACCTCCTCCGCCGCCCGTGGCGGCTTCTCTGCTCGTTCGCCGTCGCGGCCCTGGCCGCTGCCTGCTCCGACGAACCCGAACCCCTGCCCCGCTTCGACCTCATCCTCGAAGGCGGCACCGTCGTCGACGGCTCCGGCGCGCCGGGCCGGGTCGCCGACATCGGCATCGTCGATCGCCACATCAGCCATGTCGGCGACCTCGCGCTCGCGGAGGCGGA contains the following coding sequences:
- the pdxH gene encoding pyridoxamine 5'-phosphate oxidase — protein: MTAPFDPSPSDDPIELFARWFREAEDAGLPLPESMALSTATADGVPSSRMVLLKAFGPEGFCFFTNYESRKSRELMANPRAALLFHWAVLERQVRIEGRVERVSDEESFAYYRTRDRGSRIGAWASRQSRPLPDREVLENRVAEFESRFPGDEVPLPPHWGGYRVVPERIELWQGRPSRLHDRCVFVRDGSAWRMERLYP